A single region of the Ascaphus truei isolate aAscTru1 chromosome 6, aAscTru1.hap1, whole genome shotgun sequence genome encodes:
- the LOC142497569 gene encoding galanin peptides-like isoform X1 — translation MMRNSRALLCVSLILCGLMTECFGYTLMPKDKRGWTLNSAGYLLGPHAHRTLTDKGGLAGKREAVEDLYQTGRDTYGDQLNSLDENTIQTVLEFISYLRLKGDATYFITLQSSSNVSLHPRFL, via the exons ATGAGGAATTCTCGGGCCCTGCTGTgcgtctctctcattctctgtggtTTGATGACTGAATGCTTTGGCTACACATTGATG CCAAAAGACAAAAGAGGATGGACATTGAACAGCGCTGGTTACTTGCTTGGTCCTC ATGCTCATCGGACTCTGACTGACAAAGGAGGACTGGCCGGGAAAAGGGAGGCAGTAGAAGACCTTTACCAAACTGGAAGAGATACATACG GCGACCAGCTTAATTCTCTGGATGAAAACACCATTCAAACTGTCCTTGAGTTCATCTCTTACCTCCGCCTGAAAGGTGATGCCACCTATTTCATTACATTGCAGTCAAGCTCCAATGTTTCACTTCACCCTCGTTTCCTGTAA
- the LOC142497569 gene encoding galanin peptides-like isoform X2 encodes MRNSRALLCVSLILCGLMTECFGYTLMPKDKRGWTLNSAGYLLGPHAHRTLTDKGGLAGKREAVEDLYQTGRDTYGDQLNSLDENTIQTVLEFISYLRLKGDATYFITLQSSSNVSLHPRFL; translated from the exons ATGAGGAATTCTCGGGCCCTGCTGTgcgtctctctcattctctgtggtTTGATGACTGAATGCTTTGGCTACACATTGATG CCAAAAGACAAAAGAGGATGGACATTGAACAGCGCTGGTTACTTGCTTGGTCCTC ATGCTCATCGGACTCTGACTGACAAAGGAGGACTGGCCGGGAAAAGGGAGGCAGTAGAAGACCTTTACCAAACTGGAAGAGATACATACG GCGACCAGCTTAATTCTCTGGATGAAAACACCATTCAAACTGTCCTTGAGTTCATCTCTTACCTCCGCCTGAAAGGTGATGCCACCTATTTCATTACATTGCAGTCAAGCTCCAATGTTTCACTTCACCCTCGTTTCCTGTAA
- the LOC142497569 gene encoding galanin peptides-like isoform X3: protein MMRNSRALLCVSLILCGLMTECFGYTLMPKDKRGWTLNSAGYLLGPHAHRTLTDKGGLAGKREAVEDLYQTGRDTYGDQLNSLDENTIQTVLEFISYLRLKELGALDHLALLISEESPQP from the exons ATGAGGAATTCTCGGGCCCTGCTGTgcgtctctctcattctctgtggtTTGATGACTGAATGCTTTGGCTACACATTGATG CCAAAAGACAAAAGAGGATGGACATTGAACAGCGCTGGTTACTTGCTTGGTCCTC ATGCTCATCGGACTCTGACTGACAAAGGAGGACTGGCCGGGAAAAGGGAGGCAGTAGAAGACCTTTACCAAACTGGAAGAGATACATACG GCGACCAGCTTAATTCTCTGGATGAAAACACCATTCAAACTGTCCTTGAGTTCATCTCTTACCTCCGCCTGAAAG AACTTGGAGCTCTGGATCATTTGGCCCTGCTCATCTCTGAAGAATCCCCACAGCCCTAG